The following coding sequences lie in one Variovorax terrae genomic window:
- the nrdR gene encoding transcriptional regulator NrdR: protein MKCPFCGHPETQVVETRVSEEGDFIRRRRQCGACEKRFTTYERPDVNFPTVVKKDGRRIDYDRTKLIASMHLALRKRPVSTEQTDGAIERIEEKLLNLGVREIASNRIGELVMRELKKLDKVAYVRFASVYRSFEDIDEFKTLVDEVRR, encoded by the coding sequence ATGAAATGCCCCTTCTGCGGCCACCCCGAGACGCAAGTCGTCGAGACGCGCGTGTCCGAGGAAGGGGATTTCATCCGCCGCCGCCGCCAGTGCGGCGCCTGCGAGAAGCGCTTCACGACCTATGAGCGGCCCGACGTCAACTTTCCCACGGTCGTCAAGAAGGACGGCCGGCGCATCGACTACGACCGCACCAAGCTGATTGCCTCCATGCACCTGGCGCTGCGCAAGCGGCCGGTCAGCACCGAGCAGACCGACGGCGCGATCGAGCGCATCGAGGAAAAACTGCTCAACCTCGGCGTGCGCGAGATCGCCTCCAACCGCATCGGCGAACTGGTCATGCGCGAACTCAAGAAGCTCGACAAGGTGGCCTATGTCCGGTTTGCGAGCGTCTACCGGAGCTTTGAGGACATTGACGAGTTCAAGACACTGGTGGATGAGGTGAGGCGGTAG
- the glyA gene encoding serine hydroxymethyltransferase, which produces MYQRHILVEQTDPELFAAIQAENARQEHHIELIASENYASPAVMAAQGSQLTNKYAEGYPGRRYYGGCEHVDVAEQLAIDRVKQIFGAEAANVQPHCGASANEAVFLAFLKPGDTIMGMSLAEGGHLTHGMALNMSGKWFNVVSYGLNDKEEIDYDAMERKAHETRPKLIIAGASAYALRIDFERFAKVARDVGAIFMVDMAHYAGLIAAGIYPNPVPHADVVTSTTHKSLRGPRGGIILMKAAHEKAINSAIFPGLQGGPLMHVIAAKAVAFKEALAPEFKAYQQQVLKNAQIVAETLTQRGLRIVSGRTESHVMLVDLRAKGITGKEAEAVLGDAHMTINKNAIPNDPEKPMVTSGVRIGTPAMTTRGFKDEEARLTANLIADVLDNPRDAANIAAVREKVNALTSRFPVYR; this is translated from the coding sequence ATGTACCAACGCCATATCCTCGTCGAGCAAACCGACCCCGAACTCTTTGCCGCCATCCAGGCCGAAAACGCGCGCCAGGAACACCACATCGAGCTGATCGCCAGCGAAAACTATGCCTCGCCGGCCGTCATGGCGGCCCAAGGCTCGCAGCTCACCAACAAATACGCCGAAGGCTACCCCGGCCGCCGCTACTATGGCGGCTGCGAGCATGTGGATGTGGCCGAACAGCTGGCCATCGACCGCGTCAAGCAGATCTTCGGCGCCGAAGCCGCCAACGTGCAGCCGCACTGCGGCGCCTCGGCCAATGAGGCGGTGTTTCTCGCCTTCCTGAAGCCCGGCGACACCATCATGGGCATGAGCCTGGCCGAAGGCGGCCACCTGACCCACGGCATGGCCCTCAACATGAGCGGCAAGTGGTTCAACGTGGTGAGCTACGGCCTGAACGACAAGGAAGAGATCGACTACGACGCCATGGAGCGCAAGGCCCACGAGACCCGCCCCAAGCTCATCATCGCGGGCGCCTCGGCCTATGCGCTGCGCATCGATTTCGAGCGCTTCGCCAAGGTGGCCCGGGACGTTGGCGCCATCTTCATGGTGGACATGGCCCATTACGCCGGCCTGATCGCCGCCGGCATCTACCCCAACCCGGTGCCGCATGCCGATGTGGTGACCTCCACCACCCACAAGAGCCTGCGCGGCCCGCGCGGCGGCATCATCCTGATGAAGGCGGCACACGAGAAAGCCATCAACAGCGCCATCTTCCCCGGACTGCAGGGCGGCCCGCTGATGCATGTGATCGCCGCCAAGGCCGTGGCCTTCAAGGAAGCGCTGGCGCCCGAATTCAAGGCCTACCAGCAGCAGGTTCTGAAGAACGCCCAGATCGTGGCCGAGACGCTCACGCAACGCGGCCTGCGCATCGTGAGCGGCCGCACCGAGAGCCACGTGATGCTGGTGGACCTGCGCGCCAAGGGCATCACCGGCAAGGAAGCCGAGGCCGTGCTGGGCGACGCCCACATGACCATCAACAAGAACGCCATCCCCAACGACCCGGAAAAGCCCATGGTCACCAGCGGCGTGCGCATCGGCACCCCCGCCATGACCACGCGCGGCTTCAAGGACGAGGAAGCGCGCCTGACCGCCAACCTGATCGCCGACGTGCTGGACAACCCGCGCGACGCAGCCAACATCGCGGCCGTGCGGGAAAAAGTCAACGCACTCACGAGCCGCTTCCCCGTCTACCGCTGA
- a CDS encoding lytic transglycosylase domain-containing protein, with translation MTALGKIAQGLRTFASDVAQGFFEITHNGFALLGLAVVFSVITLTARPDLRQAGETKLIGWLQARQEATLGLPVNAEAIDRATAANPKDLPKQQAAVAYWLSKKYRVAPEPVSALVAEAYDIGERTKLDPTLILAVMAIESGFNPFAQSPVGAQGLMQVMTRVHSDKYESFGGKLAAFDPVTNLRVGVKVLQECIARAGSLEGGLRYYVGAANIEDDGGYAGKVMAEHVRLRQVATGRASPLPPPQSIPAVGPPAKPDSGEDKVALLSQS, from the coding sequence ATGACAGCGTTAGGAAAAATCGCCCAGGGCCTGCGAACCTTCGCATCCGATGTCGCCCAGGGCTTTTTTGAGATCACGCACAACGGCTTCGCCCTCCTGGGGCTGGCGGTGGTGTTTTCCGTGATCACCCTGACTGCCCGCCCTGACCTGCGTCAGGCTGGCGAAACGAAACTCATCGGCTGGCTGCAGGCGCGCCAGGAAGCCACTCTGGGGCTGCCCGTGAACGCCGAAGCCATTGACCGCGCCACCGCGGCCAACCCCAAGGATCTGCCCAAACAGCAGGCCGCCGTGGCCTACTGGCTGAGCAAGAAGTACCGCGTCGCGCCCGAGCCGGTGAGCGCGCTGGTGGCCGAGGCCTACGACATCGGCGAGCGCACCAAGCTCGACCCGACGCTGATCCTGGCCGTGATGGCCATCGAATCGGGCTTCAACCCGTTCGCCCAGAGCCCGGTCGGCGCCCAGGGCCTGATGCAGGTGATGACCCGCGTGCACAGCGACAAGTACGAGAGCTTCGGCGGCAAGCTCGCCGCCTTCGACCCGGTGACCAACCTGCGCGTGGGCGTAAAAGTGCTGCAGGAATGCATCGCCCGCGCCGGTTCGCTGGAAGGCGGCCTGCGCTACTACGTGGGCGCCGCGAACATCGAGGACGACGGCGGCTATGCCGGCAAGGTGATGGCCGAGCACGTGCGCCTGCGCCAGGTCGCCACCGGCCGGGCCAGCCCGCTGCCGCCGCCGCAGAGCATTCCCGCGGTCGGCCCCCCGGCCAAGCCGGACAGCGGCGAAGACAAGGTCGCCCTGCTCTCCCAATCCTGA
- a CDS encoding DUF748 domain-containing protein, with protein MDIDAVKNNKWFRRVAWAVGGVLALWGIGWLAVPPLVKSQAEKIATEKLGRQVTLGAVDFKPWTLELTLNDLAIAGANGAPPQLLIKRIYIDGELQSLLRLAPVVDAVEVEAPQLRLTHLSDGHYDIDDILARLSQPSGQPPGEPPRFALYNLALTGGSVDFTDQAVHRTHELRELNLSVPFLSNLPSQREVKVEPRLAFRLNGSSFDSSAVGTPFTQARKTDASIKLAGFDLTPYLGYIPASVPVKLQAATLDADVRVAFEQTPRIAVRLSGTVQASRVKLADARAQELLGFETLKLTLDDVRPFEQTARLAAVELDSPSLAVRRDKAGRLNLDLSGTPEAPQKTAASDAAAKTPTAKVSPAGGWKIDVAKVAVRGGAVAWSDDGTAPQARLALRNVALDASGIAVPVAQPLQFSGAAVLDSQPGQASLSFSGTATDIAASVTATVGGVPLAAAAPYLASFITPALGGTLDADLALQWKAPAGPGQAPGLQVQARQLVLNQLALTQGRAPLASVKKIELAQAQLDLAQQTLSVEKLALTQPRAKVGRGEDRRWMFEHWLKAGSAAPAAAPGHRPGGAADKPWGVALGEVTLDAGALSYLDQATARPVAFELTGLKLQMKNVAPDSAKPSPLTVSARLGAGRTEPGRLDYRGTLALKPLAAQGRVDAQRLPLHAFAPYFADALNIELLRADASFKGQVRYADGKAGPALKLSGDTALEEFRANSVPVDAPPQEAAAGKGGLAISEELLSWKALSLRGLEVSLTPGTATTVDVRETTLSDFFARVIINENGRINLQDLVKSSAATGTATVPAATTGAAVATNSIATNDPATRTSGQKSASTPVPAGAAAASVAAGTATAAPAPVIRVGPVSLINGKVLFTDHFVKPNYSADLSDLTGKLSAFSSVSPQGSPQLADLELRGRAEGTASLEILGKLNPLAKPLALDIKGKVRDLELPPLSPYSIKYAGHGIERGKLSVDVAYLVKPDGQLTASNNLVLNQLSFGDEVKGAPASLPVKLAVALLADRNGVIDINLPISGSLNDPQFSLGPIIFKVIVNLIVKAITSPFSLLASAFGGGGDELSMVAFAPGSAMLSPDARQGLDKVANALTDRPSLKMTVVGTASLQAERDGYKHERLKALVQAEKRRAAVLAGQTATGVITVSEAEYPALLKEVYKRADMPKPRNLIGMAKDLPPAEMEALLLANIPVSDDVMRELALQRGVAVKDYLATKNLPPERLFLGAAKAVAPEAKWSPRAELSLATQ; from the coding sequence ATGGACATCGATGCAGTAAAAAACAACAAATGGTTCAGAAGGGTGGCCTGGGCCGTGGGAGGGGTGCTGGCGCTGTGGGGGATCGGCTGGCTGGCCGTGCCGCCCCTCGTCAAGAGCCAGGCCGAGAAGATCGCCACCGAGAAGCTGGGCCGCCAGGTCACCCTTGGCGCGGTCGACTTCAAGCCCTGGACGCTCGAACTCACCCTGAACGACCTGGCCATCGCCGGCGCGAACGGGGCGCCGCCCCAGTTGCTGATCAAGCGTATCTATATAGATGGCGAACTGCAGTCGCTGCTGCGGCTGGCGCCAGTGGTCGACGCGGTGGAGGTCGAGGCGCCCCAGCTCCGGCTCACGCACCTGAGCGACGGCCACTATGACATCGACGACATCCTGGCGCGCCTGAGCCAGCCCTCCGGCCAGCCGCCCGGCGAACCGCCCAGGTTCGCGCTCTACAACCTGGCGCTGACGGGCGGCTCGGTCGACTTCACCGACCAGGCCGTCCACCGCACGCACGAACTGCGCGAACTCAACCTCAGCGTGCCGTTCCTGAGCAACCTGCCGTCGCAGCGCGAGGTCAAGGTCGAGCCGCGGCTGGCCTTCCGGCTCAATGGCAGCAGCTTCGACTCCTCGGCCGTCGGCACGCCCTTCACCCAGGCCCGCAAGACCGACGCCAGCATCAAGCTCGCGGGCTTCGACCTCACGCCCTACCTCGGCTACATCCCGGCCAGCGTGCCGGTGAAGCTGCAGGCCGCCACGCTGGACGCCGATGTCCGGGTGGCCTTCGAGCAGACGCCGCGCATCGCCGTGCGGCTCAGCGGCACCGTGCAGGCCAGCCGCGTGAAGCTGGCCGATGCCCGGGCGCAGGAGCTGCTGGGCTTCGAGACGCTCAAGCTCACGCTGGACGACGTGCGGCCGTTCGAGCAGACGGCCCGGCTGGCCGCCGTGGAACTGGATTCCCCCAGCCTGGCCGTGCGCCGCGACAAGGCGGGGCGGCTCAACCTTGATCTGTCCGGCACGCCGGAGGCGCCCCAAAAGACAGCGGCCAGCGACGCCGCCGCAAAGACCCCCACCGCCAAAGTCTCCCCGGCCGGCGGCTGGAAGATCGATGTGGCCAAGGTGGCCGTGCGCGGCGGCGCCGTGGCCTGGAGCGACGACGGCACCGCGCCGCAGGCCCGGCTGGCCTTGCGCAACGTGGCGCTGGACGCCTCGGGCATCGCCGTGCCGGTGGCCCAGCCGCTGCAGTTCAGCGGGGCGGCCGTGCTCGACAGCCAGCCCGGCCAGGCCAGCCTGAGCTTCAGCGGCACGGCCACCGACATCGCCGCCAGCGTGACCGCCACCGTCGGCGGGGTGCCGCTGGCCGCGGCGGCGCCTTACCTGGCGTCCTTCATCACGCCCGCGCTGGGCGGCACGCTGGACGCCGATCTCGCCCTGCAATGGAAGGCGCCCGCCGGGCCCGGCCAGGCCCCGGGGCTGCAGGTGCAGGCCCGGCAGCTGGTGCTCAACCAGCTGGCCCTGACCCAGGGCCGGGCGCCGCTGGCCTCGGTCAAGAAGATCGAGCTGGCGCAGGCGCAGCTGGATCTGGCGCAGCAGACGCTCAGCGTCGAGAAACTCGCGCTGACGCAGCCGCGGGCCAAGGTCGGGCGCGGCGAGGACCGGCGCTGGATGTTCGAGCACTGGCTCAAGGCCGGCAGCGCCGCGCCGGCGGCGGCGCCCGGGCACCGGCCGGGCGGGGCGGCGGACAAGCCCTGGGGCGTGGCCCTGGGCGAGGTGACGCTCGACGCCGGCGCCCTGTCCTACCTCGACCAGGCGACGGCCAGGCCCGTGGCGTTCGAGCTGACCGGCCTGAAGCTGCAGATGAAGAACGTCGCGCCCGACAGCGCCAAGCCCTCGCCGCTGACGGTGTCGGCCCGCCTCGGCGCCGGCCGGACCGAGCCCGGGCGGCTCGACTACCGCGGCACGCTGGCGCTCAAGCCGCTGGCCGCGCAGGGCCGGGTCGATGCCCAGCGCCTGCCGCTGCACGCCTTCGCGCCTTACTTTGCCGATGCCCTCAATATCGAGCTGCTGCGCGCCGACGCCAGCTTCAAGGGCCAGGTGCGCTATGCCGACGGCAAGGCCGGCCCGGCGCTCAAGCTCAGCGGCGACACCGCGCTGGAGGAGTTCCGCGCCAACAGCGTGCCGGTGGACGCGCCGCCGCAGGAGGCCGCCGCGGGCAAGGGCGGCCTGGCGATCAGCGAGGAGCTGCTGAGCTGGAAGGCGCTGAGCCTGCGCGGCCTGGAGGTCTCGCTCACCCCCGGCACCGCCACCACGGTGGATGTGCGCGAAACCACGCTCAGCGACTTCTTCGCCCGCGTCATCATCAACGAGAACGGCCGCATCAACCTGCAGGACCTCGTGAAATCGAGCGCCGCCACCGGCACGGCCACCGTGCCGGCGGCCACGACCGGTGCCGCGGTTGCTACCAATTCGATAGCAACCAACGACCCGGCGACGCGGACATCCGGCCAAAAATCCGCTTCAACCCCGGTGCCGGCCGGTGCCGCGGCTGCCAGCGTTGCCGCGGGCACCGCCACGGCGGCGCCCGCACCGGTGATCCGGGTCGGCCCGGTCAGCCTGATCAACGGCAAGGTGCTGTTCACCGACCACTTCGTCAAGCCCAACTACTCGGCCGACCTGAGCGACCTCACCGGCAAGCTCAGCGCGTTCTCCTCGGTCTCGCCCCAGGGCTCGCCGCAGCTGGCCGACCTGGAGCTGCGCGGCCGCGCCGAAGGCACGGCCTCGCTCGAGATCCTGGGCAAGCTCAACCCATTGGCCAAGCCGCTGGCACTGGACATCAAGGGCAAGGTGCGCGACCTCGAACTGCCGCCGCTGTCGCCGTACTCCATCAAGTACGCGGGCCACGGCATCGAGCGCGGCAAGCTCAGCGTGGACGTGGCCTACCTCGTCAAGCCCGACGGCCAGCTCACCGCGAGCAACAACCTCGTGCTCAACCAGCTCAGCTTCGGCGACGAGGTCAAGGGCGCGCCCGCCAGCCTGCCGGTCAAGCTGGCGGTGGCGCTGCTGGCCGACCGCAACGGCGTGATCGACATCAACCTGCCCATCAGCGGCTCGCTCAACGACCCGCAGTTCAGCCTCGGGCCGATCATCTTCAAGGTCATCGTCAACCTCATCGTCAAGGCCATCACCTCGCCGTTCTCGCTGCTGGCCAGCGCCTTCGGCGGCGGCGGCGACGAGCTCAGCATGGTGGCCTTCGCGCCCGGCAGCGCCATGCTCTCGCCCGACGCACGGCAGGGGCTGGACAAAGTGGCCAATGCCCTGACCGACCGGCCTTCGCTCAAGATGACCGTGGTCGGCACCGCCAGCCTGCAGGCCGAGCGCGACGGCTACAAGCACGAACGCCTGAAGGCGCTGGTGCAGGCCGAGAAGCGCCGCGCCGCCGTGCTGGCCGGACAGACCGCCACCGGCGTCATCACCGTGAGCGAGGCCGAATACCCGGCCCTGCTCAAGGAGGTCTACAAGCGTGCCGACATGCCCAAGCCGCGCAACCTGATCGGCATGGCCAAGGACCTGCCGCCGGCCGAGATGGAGGCGCTGCTGCTGGCCAACATCCCGGTCAGCGACGACGTGATGCGCGAGCTCGCGCTGCAGCGCGGCGTGGCCGTCAAGGACTACCTGGCCACGAAGAACCTGCCGCCCGAGCGCCTGTTCCTGGGCGCGGCCAAGGCGGTGGCGCCCGAGGCCAAGTGGAGTCCGCGCGCCGAATTGAGCCTTGCCACGCAGTAA